The proteins below come from a single Dinghuibacter silviterrae genomic window:
- a CDS encoding DMT family transporter, translated as MGYVLLAISTIINCLSYLVLKAVSGKSYSFQWVLQFTGGLILAGITTFLFTRSLKELKLSVAYPIFCGVSIILVLLTSWMAFHEKISLLNFMGAIVIIAGVYMVSVR; from the coding sequence ATGGGATATGTCTTACTCGCAATTTCAACGATCATCAATTGTCTCTCTTATTTGGTGTTGAAGGCCGTCTCTGGAAAGTCATATAGCTTTCAATGGGTGCTTCAGTTTACGGGTGGCCTGATCCTAGCAGGGATTACCACCTTTTTATTCACGCGCTCCCTAAAGGAGTTGAAGCTATCTGTAGCCTATCCGATTTTCTGTGGCGTAAGCATTATTTTGGTATTGCTTACCTCTTGGATGGCTTTTCATGAAAAGATTAGTTTATTGAATTTTATGGGTGCCATTGTAATAATTGCCGGTGTATATATGGTTAGTGTACGATGA
- a CDS encoding ceramidase domain-containing protein, translated as MVRTGKLKILWAVVLVTAAAAAMLPRAGQDPAFHRFVDSRGLLGVPNFGNVMSNIFFVGIGCWGFLELYKRQAPGGIKLIFAILFTGITLTGLGSAYYHWAPDNERLIWDRMPMTIVFMSVLALTVAEWVDRKTGVWLVVPLVALGVGSVLYWHVTEFSGKGDLRFYWWVQFFPMICIPLILILFGHSGGYQGLRSLVWVVIWYGVAKILEFLDGPIFTWTTVVSGHTLKHLAAAVSTGYLVGMFRERYADKPSFHTK; from the coding sequence ATGGTAAGGACTGGTAAATTAAAGATTTTATGGGCCGTCGTTCTGGTTACGGCAGCGGCGGCGGCGATGTTGCCGCGTGCTGGGCAAGATCCGGCTTTTCACCGGTTTGTAGACTCCAGGGGCTTGCTTGGTGTGCCGAACTTCGGAAACGTAATGAGTAACATTTTTTTTGTGGGGATTGGTTGTTGGGGGTTTCTTGAGCTTTATAAACGACAAGCCCCAGGTGGAATAAAGCTAATTTTTGCCATTTTATTTACTGGGATTACGCTAACCGGCTTGGGGTCGGCCTATTATCATTGGGCACCGGACAATGAGCGACTAATTTGGGATCGCATGCCGATGACGATTGTATTTATGTCAGTTCTTGCCTTAACAGTAGCTGAATGGGTTGATCGAAAGACTGGAGTTTGGCTGGTGGTGCCTTTGGTAGCATTAGGTGTAGGGAGTGTTTTATACTGGCATGTAACCGAGTTTTCTGGAAAAGGGGATTTACGGTTTTATTGGTGGGTTCAATTCTTTCCGATGATCTGTATACCGCTGATACTTATTCTATTTGGACATTCCGGGGGCTATCAAGGCCTGAGAAGCTTAGTTTGGGTGGTTATTTGGTATGGGGTAGCAAAGATACTTGAGTTTCTGGATGGCCCCATATTTACTTGGACTACAGTAGTAAGTGGCCATACGCTGAAGCATTTGGCGGCGGCTGTCAGCACGGGTTATTTGGTGGGTATGTTCAGGGAGCGATATGCTGACAAACCTTCATTTCATACTAAATAA
- a CDS encoding transglutaminase-like domain-containing protein, which produces MRHTKDLSVRLKGKSLRETCSNIWHFVYRHIQYKKDQPGYEQIRSPARSWLDRRRGVDCDCYSVFISTVLANMDIPHVFRITKYKADHFQHIYPVVITENGEIILDCVTDDFDYEVPYSEKKDFPMDLQFLNGPGDDGRVDGAIMSPVRFGEDLGDLGKIKLKGLLNKLNKFNPATILLRNGLLASMKLNLGGVAGKLRWSYLTPAQAASHKVSAQKLAQLVSVRKTLESIFYGAGGKLNNLKKAILKGKGNKDKAVVAGLGSLDFSEIDAMGETTPLEQLLGPEIYNSENERTFQGLAGFGALGEPVTIASISAAAAVIAKLVAALKKVGGIFSGGKKEDDSTAAATSSDTTDPSAVPDSSGGASTSPSSTPATPAFLQAKLAAKKANMVLPASAITSDNTPDNSAPDPVTDSSPSGSNPTGSEDAASTSDASSDVPITTPVVQAAKLPGMIGSGSPTPPAQTGFWQKNKRWLKPVAIGAGGIVVLAVGYHLLKGRTKTTPLSGGPTKPRNHHRKKKHPPKKAVALI; this is translated from the coding sequence ATGAGGCATACAAAGGACCTGTCGGTTCGACTAAAAGGTAAAAGTCTTCGGGAGACCTGTTCAAATATCTGGCATTTTGTTTACCGTCATATACAGTATAAAAAGGACCAGCCAGGATATGAACAGATCCGCAGCCCCGCCAGATCGTGGCTTGATCGAAGGCGGGGAGTGGATTGTGATTGCTATTCCGTATTCATTTCTACGGTCCTGGCTAACATGGATATTCCCCATGTTTTTCGCATCACCAAGTATAAAGCGGATCATTTCCAGCATATCTACCCGGTGGTGATCACGGAAAACGGGGAAATCATCCTGGATTGTGTGACCGATGACTTCGATTACGAAGTCCCTTATTCAGAAAAAAAAGACTTTCCAATGGACTTACAGTTTTTGAACGGTCCCGGTGACGACGGCCGGGTCGACGGAGCGATCATGTCCCCCGTCCGTTTTGGGGAAGACCTGGGGGACCTCGGTAAGATCAAACTCAAAGGGCTCCTCAATAAGCTCAACAAGTTTAACCCGGCCACGATCTTACTCCGCAATGGTCTTTTAGCGTCCATGAAACTGAATCTTGGCGGCGTGGCCGGCAAGCTCCGCTGGAGCTACCTTACCCCCGCCCAGGCGGCGAGTCACAAAGTCAGTGCTCAGAAGCTGGCCCAATTGGTCTCAGTCCGCAAAACCCTGGAAAGCATCTTCTACGGAGCGGGTGGAAAGCTGAACAACCTGAAAAAGGCCATCCTCAAAGGAAAAGGCAACAAGGACAAGGCGGTGGTGGCTGGGCTGGGTAGTCTTGATTTTTCGGAAATCGACGCCATGGGCGAGACTACCCCCCTGGAACAATTGCTAGGCCCCGAGATATATAACAGCGAGAACGAGCGGACATTCCAAGGGTTGGCTGGATTCGGCGCATTGGGCGAGCCGGTTACGATTGCTTCTATTTCCGCTGCTGCAGCGGTCATTGCCAAGCTGGTCGCTGCGCTTAAAAAGGTCGGGGGCATTTTTTCTGGTGGCAAAAAGGAAGACGACTCGACCGCCGCTGCGACAAGCAGCGATACGACGGATCCCAGCGCCGTTCCGGATTCTTCCGGGGGGGCATCCACTTCTCCCAGTTCCACACCTGCTACTCCTGCCTTTCTTCAAGCCAAATTGGCCGCGAAAAAGGCAAACATGGTACTTCCGGCATCGGCTATCACCTCGGACAATACCCCCGATAATTCGGCGCCCGATCCGGTAACTGACTCATCACCTTCTGGTTCCAATCCAACAGGGAGTGAAGATGCTGCGTCCACGTCCGACGCCAGCAGCGACGTCCCGATAACGACCCCTGTAGTCCAAGCGGCCAAACTCCCGGGCATGATCGGCAGCGGAAGCCCTACACCGCCCGCCCAAACGGGTTTCTGGCAAAAAAATAAACGCTGGTTAAAGCCGGTAGCGATCGGGGCGGGCGGAATTGTTGTGTTGGCCGTGGGTTACCACCTTCTTAAAGGGCGCACAAAGACAACGCCGCTTTCCGGCGGACCCACCAAACCCAGGAACCATCACCGCAAAAAGAAACACCCCCCAAAAAAGGCGGTTGCACTGATATAG
- a CDS encoding helix-turn-helix domain-containing protein has translation MTTIDKPKKVHEGRNVKRFRELLSMKQETLAAALGEDWYQKKVSQLEQEETIDPEVLERVAKALKIPADAIKNFDEEGIYNFIGNTVTNNQNVAFVQYSPVFNPLEKWIEAMEENKKLYERLLESERQKVEILQNQMSAKK, from the coding sequence ATGACAACCATTGATAAACCCAAAAAGGTACATGAAGGCCGGAATGTGAAGCGCTTCCGGGAATTGCTTAGTATGAAACAAGAAACCCTGGCCGCTGCACTGGGTGAAGATTGGTATCAAAAAAAGGTTTCCCAACTTGAACAGGAGGAGACCATAGATCCTGAGGTCTTAGAACGAGTGGCAAAGGCTCTGAAGATACCCGCAGATGCGATTAAGAATTTTGACGAAGAGGGTATTTATAACTTCATTGGAAACACTGTTACAAATAACCAGAATGTTGCCTTTGTGCAGTATAGTCCTGTTTTTAATCCACTGGAGAAATGGATTGAGGCGATGGAAGAAAATAAAAAATTGTATGAGCGGTTGCTGGAGTCGGAGAGACAAAAGGTGGAAATTCTTCAAAACCAAATGTCTGCTAAGAAATAG
- a CDS encoding RNA polymerase sigma-70 factor, which produces MASDQLVDTVSEEDFLVAEFRRGKTRAFEQLFLKHHGAICYYTREFIADTESAKDIVSDIFIKLWRLRENFENLRAIKAFLYVSAKNACLNYQRHSKLVANHKKTALLELSNEELSDIVMKQVFEAEVIREINQAIETLPVQTRKIVLLTLQGMTTEDIAAIMNLTVQTIRNTRSRATHILKKRLSDAKIALVIIALLVDAAMVC; this is translated from the coding sequence ATGGCATCTGACCAATTGGTAGATACAGTTTCAGAAGAAGACTTCCTTGTGGCAGAGTTTCGAAGAGGAAAAACGCGAGCTTTTGAGCAACTATTCCTAAAGCACCACGGAGCAATTTGCTACTATACACGGGAGTTTATAGCCGATACCGAAAGTGCAAAAGATATAGTTTCTGATATATTTATAAAGCTTTGGAGGCTCAGGGAAAACTTTGAGAATTTGCGAGCCATCAAGGCCTTTTTATATGTCAGTGCAAAGAACGCCTGCTTGAATTACCAAAGGCACTCCAAGCTAGTCGCCAATCACAAGAAAACGGCTTTGCTGGAGCTCTCCAATGAGGAACTGAGCGATATTGTAATGAAACAAGTTTTCGAAGCAGAAGTTATCCGAGAAATAAACCAAGCCATTGAAACTCTTCCAGTACAAACCAGAAAGATTGTTTTGCTCACGCTCCAGGGGATGACGACTGAAGATATAGCAGCTATTATGAACCTAACCGTCCAGACAATTCGAAATACCAGAAGTAGGGCTACGCACATTCTTAAAAAACGGCTGTCTGACGCAAAAATCGCACTCGTTATCATTGCACTGTTGGTTGATGCGGCAATGGTATGCTAA
- a CDS encoding Crp/Fnr family transcriptional regulator produces the protein MTSDFLGYLNDIAPLSTECKAYLQTEARVKTIHKGDYLLREGEICNKLGFLQYGCLKSSIMDGDKEKVVWFWTTGDISTSTKSFFEQTPSKNFIRALEDTQFLYLTHETLQYVYIKYPESNFVARLILEKYYVREVERAELLQSQTAIDKYQYLIANHPDLLNIVPDKDIASYIGISPYRLSHLRSQLRSRKPKT, from the coding sequence ATGACGTCTGACTTCTTAGGCTACCTGAACGACATCGCTCCTTTAAGTACTGAATGCAAAGCATATCTTCAAACCGAGGCCAGGGTTAAAACCATTCATAAGGGCGACTATCTCTTAAGAGAAGGCGAAATTTGCAATAAACTTGGCTTTCTCCAATATGGGTGTCTCAAATCCTCCATCATGGATGGCGATAAGGAAAAAGTGGTCTGGTTCTGGACGACTGGCGATATTTCCACCTCCACAAAAAGTTTTTTCGAACAAACTCCCTCGAAAAATTTTATTCGCGCCCTCGAAGACACGCAGTTTCTTTACCTCACACATGAAACGCTCCAATACGTTTACATAAAATATCCTGAAAGCAATTTTGTTGCCCGGCTTATATTAGAGAAATACTATGTCAGGGAGGTAGAACGAGCTGAACTCTTACAAAGCCAGACCGCAATCGACAAATATCAGTATCTCATTGCCAACCACCCGGACTTACTAAATATCGTCCCCGATAAGGATATCGCATCATATATAGGTATCTCGCCCTATAGACTCAGTCACCTCCGTAGTCAATTGCGTTCGCGAAAACCTAAAACTTAG